One Streptomyces sp. NBC_01551 genomic region harbors:
- a CDS encoding DUF6303 family protein yields the protein MTYAYMHLRRGRWSVFVALLGEPDWPSLSFTGTTAPTVEERSRALTSLGYAAPDGIGWSWTEDRERPADPTSAVVLIAKMPVRLIAGGAS from the coding sequence ATGACGTACGCCTACATGCACCTGCGGCGCGGCCGGTGGAGCGTGTTCGTTGCGCTCCTCGGTGAGCCGGACTGGCCCAGCCTCTCCTTCACCGGTACGACCGCCCCGACGGTCGAGGAGCGTTCACGGGCGCTCACCTCGCTCGGCTACGCGGCCCCGGACGGAATCGGGTGGTCCTGGACCGAGGACCGTGAGCGACCCGCCGACCCGACGTCCGCGGTCGTTCTCATCGCCAAGATGCCGGTCCGCCTGATCGCGGGGGGTGCGTCGTGA
- a CDS encoding DUF6284 family protein has protein sequence MKHIAALQDLVTPWSDDLEPTDAELDAIEAEMPLILAEVELLDALIVLLDRPASEFDGRRIRRAHRRVLAARRAAANKTGTIPPAVA, from the coding sequence ATGAAGCACATCGCTGCACTTCAGGACCTCGTTACGCCGTGGTCCGACGACCTGGAGCCGACGGACGCGGAGCTGGATGCGATCGAGGCCGAGATGCCGCTGATCCTGGCGGAGGTCGAGTTGCTCGACGCGCTGATCGTCCTGCTGGACCGGCCGGCGTCGGAGTTCGACGGGCGCCGGATCCGCCGGGCGCACCGGCGGGTGCTGGCGGCCCGTCGGGCGGCGGCGAACAAGACGGGCACCATTCCGCCGGCGGTGGCGTGA
- a CDS encoding RRQRL motif-containing zinc-binding protein, with the protein MATLPIYRWRLAPDGLATRRQLRSLGLRPGGQDVVAQLERPRRRRGPLVAYLYRIDLAVPVRPMTQGRWAALAKADAARRRCPVCRDHLPYVIPTSRGMCNACHDFPEPARPKYWKEEPQCPESTGTRSSPA; encoded by the coding sequence ATGGCCACCCTGCCGATCTACCGGTGGCGCCTCGCCCCCGACGGCCTGGCCACCCGCCGACAGCTCCGCTCCCTGGGGCTCCGCCCCGGTGGTCAGGACGTCGTCGCCCAACTGGAGCGCCCCCGCCGCCGGCGGGGCCCGTTGGTCGCCTACCTGTACCGGATCGACCTCGCTGTGCCGGTGCGGCCCATGACGCAGGGCCGGTGGGCGGCCCTTGCCAAGGCGGATGCCGCCCGGCGCCGGTGCCCGGTGTGCCGGGATCACCTCCCGTACGTGATCCCCACATCTCGCGGCATGTGCAACGCCTGCCACGACTTCCCCGAACCTGCACGGCCCAAGTACTGGAAGGAGGAACCGCAATGCCCGGAATCGACTGGGACGAGGAGTTCACCCGCATGA
- a CDS encoding DUF2637 domain-containing protein, with protein MSDAHLRSSERALSFGTWLIVSGAMLYSILTVTPLMAAHTPDEWDWTAPILPLVVDAAVLIVVRLDSVLARLGGQGGPWPVALRWMTGAMTLLLNIGASALAGDAVGVAVHAVAPLLLIVTAEAGLAYRRALTVAVLAAEERKQALRDAAVRAAAEREENQLRAERERREHDANLAREQREHEAKLAREEAERQDRIRREEAERAEAARRAEQAARDERERREREREQAEVAREHATRQAAAQRAAEDRRRAEQARQAAAERAERERAELLSAGPAMKKLGEERARQVVQAAYAAGLPQRQAVELTGWSTGWIANRYQELRDLTAPTPRPALEGATP; from the coding sequence GTGAGCGATGCTCATCTGCGCTCATCGGAACGCGCGTTGTCGTTCGGGACCTGGCTGATCGTGAGCGGGGCGATGCTCTACTCCATCCTCACGGTCACGCCGCTGATGGCCGCCCACACCCCGGACGAGTGGGATTGGACGGCTCCGATTCTGCCGCTCGTTGTGGATGCGGCGGTGCTCATCGTGGTCCGTCTTGACTCGGTCCTGGCTCGTCTGGGCGGGCAGGGCGGGCCGTGGCCGGTGGCGCTGCGCTGGATGACCGGCGCCATGACGCTCCTGCTGAACATCGGGGCATCCGCCCTGGCAGGAGACGCGGTTGGGGTCGCGGTCCACGCGGTCGCACCCCTGCTGCTGATCGTCACCGCGGAGGCCGGCCTGGCTTACCGGCGTGCCCTGACCGTCGCTGTCCTCGCTGCCGAGGAACGCAAGCAGGCCCTGCGGGATGCGGCAGTGCGAGCGGCTGCGGAGCGGGAGGAGAACCAGCTGCGGGCGGAGCGTGAACGCCGTGAGCACGACGCGAACCTGGCGCGTGAGCAGCGTGAGCACGAGGCGAAGCTGGCCCGGGAAGAGGCTGAACGCCAGGACCGGATCCGCCGCGAGGAGGCCGAACGGGCCGAGGCTGCGCGGCGGGCGGAGCAGGCGGCTCGGGACGAGCGTGAGCGCCGTGAGCGCGAGCGTGAGCAAGCCGAGGTCGCCCGTGAGCATGCCACCCGGCAGGCCGCCGCCCAGCGTGCGGCCGAGGATCGCCGCCGGGCCGAACAGGCACGGCAGGCGGCGGCGGAGCGGGCGGAGCGTGAGCGCGCCGAGCTGCTGTCCGCGGGCCCGGCCATGAAGAAGCTCGGCGAGGAGCGGGCCCGGCAGGTCGTGCAAGCCGCGTACGCGGCCGGTCTCCCGCAGCGGCAGGCCGTCGAACTCACCGGCTGGTCCACGGGCTGGATCGCCAACCGCTACCAGGAGCTGCGCGACCTCACCGCACCCACCCCGCGCCCGGCCCTCGAAGGAGCCACCCCGTGA